A region of the Gammaproteobacteria bacterium genome:
GATTTTTCCAAAATGAGTAGTGGTTTGCCGCCACACTTTGAGCAACTTGCATGATTAACCCTTTTTCATCGTGCCTTTTGGCAACAGGTTAGCCACCGCCTGCTTCTGGATTTTCAACTCAACACCCTCAGCCACCTGCACGGTGAACATATTCTCACCCACGGCAGTGATTTTACCGATTACACCACCGCTTGTAGCCACCTCATCGCCTTTGCCCAACGCTTCAACCATCGCTTTTTGTTCCTTTACCTTTTTCTGTTGCGGACGGATAAAGAGAAAGAAAAAGACAATCAACAACAAAAAGGGAAACAGCAAGCCCATAAAACCGCCGTCTTGAGACTGAGCGCCGCCTTCGGCCATCGCACTGGAGATAAAAAAGTCCATAAGGGTTCCTCGTTAATCGCTAGGGGAAAAATGAAAGGCGCGCATTATGACACGCCTCGGTTGAAGGCGGCATAAAAATCGCGTCGAAACTGAGCAAACTGCCCCTGTTCAATCGCATCGCGCAGTGATTTCATCAGCGCCTGATAATAATAAAGATTATGAATCGTACTCAAACGGGAGCCTAAAATCTCACCACACTTGTCCAGATGGCGCAGATACGCACGGCTGTAATGTTGGCAGGTGTAACAACCACATTTTTCATCCAAGGGGCGCGTATCCTCGGCGTAACGGGCATTGCGAATCCGCAGCACCCCTTCTGAAGTGTACAAAAAGCCGGTGCGTGCGTGACGGGTGGGAATGACGCAATCAAACATATCCACCCCCTTTGCCACCGCCTCGATGATGTCACCTGGCGTACCCACCCCCATCAAATAACGGGGCTGCGTCTCAGGCAACTGCGGCAAGGTTGCCTCCAAAATCATCAGGCGCTCCTCTTCAGTCTCGCCCACCGAGAGACCACCAATGGCGTAACCGTTAAAACCCACCTCCCGCAAAGCGGCAACGGACTCAGAACGCAGCTCGGGGTACATGCCGCCCTGCACAATGCCAAACAGCGCCGAAGGATTATCGCCATGCGCTTGCTTGCTGCGCGCCGCCCAACGCATGGAGAGCTGCATGGAGGTTCGAGCTTGGCGTTCCGTGGCCGGATAAGGGGTGCATTCATCAAAGGACATGACGATATCCGCGCCTAAATCACGCTGCACCTGCATCGAGGTTTCTGGATCTAAAAAGATCTTCGAGCCGTTCACAGGCGAGCGAAAAGAGACCCCCGCCTCGCTGATTTTGCGCATCTTGGCCAAACTGAAGACCTGAAAGCCACCGGAATCGGTCAAAATCGGCCC
Encoded here:
- the yajC gene encoding preprotein translocase subunit YajC, which codes for MDFFISSAMAEGGAQSQDGGFMGLLFPFLLLIVFFFLFIRPQQKKVKEQKAMVEALGKGDEVATSGGVIGKITAVGENMFTVQVAEGVELKIQKQAVANLLPKGTMKKG
- the tgt gene encoding tRNA guanosine(34) transglycosylase Tgt, with the translated sequence MTFELLGKDGDARRGRLNFPRGTVETPAFMPVGTYGTVKAMTAEELTGLGAQIILGNTFHLMLRPGTEIIKKHGDLHDFMHWQGPILTDSGGFQVFSLAKMRKISEAGVSFRSPVNGSKIFLDPETSMQVQRDLGADIVMSFDECTPYPATERQARTSMQLSMRWAARSKQAHGDNPSALFGIVQGGMYPELRSESVAALREVGFNGYAIGGLSVGETEEERLMILEATLPQLPETQPRYLMGVGTPGDIIEAVAKGVDMFDCVIPTRHARTGFLYTSEGVLRIRNARYAEDTRPLDEKCGCYTCQHYSRAYLRHLDKCGEILGSRLSTIHNLYYYQALMKSLRDAIEQGQFAQFRRDFYAAFNRGVS